Part of the Salinimonas lutimaris genome, GGCTTGAGGTTGATGCTCTGATTGGTGTGTATGACTGGGAGCGTACTCAAACAACCCGGCTACTGATCGATATTGAAGTGACGACGGATCTAAGTGCGGCGCGCACCTCGGATAATGTTAACGACACCATCGACTATGCCAAACTGGCCGAATTTGTGCAGCAACAGGCTGCCACCACAGAATTTGAACTGCTTGAAGCGCTGGGACACTTTCTGGGGCAGGCTGTTGTAACGCATTTTGCACTGGAGAAAGTGATGCTGGCAATCACCAAACCCAATATTCTGCCGGATGCCAAAGCGGTTACGGTTAAACTGGTAACGGCACGGTAATGGCTTTAAATAAAATCCTGATAAGTGTTGGCTCGAACATTGAAAGAGACAAGCACACCCGTGCCGGAGTGGCCTGTTTAAAACAGCATTTTAGCCAGGTAAGTTGTTCTTCTGTTTACGAAAGTGAAGCTGTCGGCTTTGACGGTGGCGTTTTTTATAATCTGGTGGTGTGTGCATATACTTCACTGGATGTGGCGCAAGTTAACGACATTCTTAAACAGATTGAGCAGCAAAATGGCCGGACTCACAGCGAAAAAAAATTCTGCTCCAGAACGCTGGATCTGGATCTTTTAACGTTTAACCGCGTAGTGACTGCGCAGCCGGTTACATTACCCAGAGAAGAGATTCTTTATAATGCCTTTGTGCTGCTGCCATTGGCAGAGCTGGTCCCGGATGATATTCATCCGCAGACCGGACAAACCTACCAACAGTTGTGGCAGTCGTTTGACCGCAGCGCACAACGTTTGTGGCCTATTGAATTTACATGGAGAGACGTTTAAACCATGGCGTTTTTTGAGATTATCGTTCTGGCAATTATTCAGGGAATCACCGAATTTTTGCCGATTAGCAGTTCGGCGCACCTTATTCTTCCTTCGGCCATATTGGGCTGGCAAAACCAGGGATTAGCTTTTGATGTCGCAGTTCACGTAGGCAGCCTGCTGGCTGTAATGATTTACTTTCGTCATGATATTGGGCGTATGATCACCGCCTGGTTCAAGTATGGTTTTACCCGCCAGCAGACACAAGACAGTAAACTGGCCTGGTTTGTGGGTCTGGCGACCATCCCGGCGGTGGTCATCGGATTTTTACTGAAAGACTGGATTGAGCTGAACGCCCGCTCTGCGCTGGTGATTGCCTGCACCACGATCTTGTTTGGTTTATTGCTGTGGTATGCCGATGCTAAATGCAGGCAGGGCAAAGATCTATCAAAAATG contains:
- the folB gene encoding dihydroneopterin aldolase; the encoded protein is MEQIIIAGLEVDALIGVYDWERTQTTRLLIDIEVTTDLSAARTSDNVNDTIDYAKLAEFVQQQAATTEFELLEALGHFLGQAVVTHFALEKVMLAITKPNILPDAKAVTVKLVTAR
- the folK gene encoding 2-amino-4-hydroxy-6-hydroxymethyldihydropteridine diphosphokinase, with the translated sequence MALNKILISVGSNIERDKHTRAGVACLKQHFSQVSCSSVYESEAVGFDGGVFYNLVVCAYTSLDVAQVNDILKQIEQQNGRTHSEKKFCSRTLDLDLLTFNRVVTAQPVTLPREEILYNAFVLLPLAELVPDDIHPQTGQTYQQLWQSFDRSAQRLWPIEFTWRDV
- a CDS encoding undecaprenyl-diphosphate phosphatase, with the translated sequence MAFFEIIVLAIIQGITEFLPISSSAHLILPSAILGWQNQGLAFDVAVHVGSLLAVMIYFRHDIGRMITAWFKYGFTRQQTQDSKLAWFVGLATIPAVVIGFLLKDWIELNARSALVIACTTILFGLLLWYADAKCRQGKDLSKMGLSDGMIIGFAQAVALIPGTSRSGITMTAALMLGYTRESAARFSFLLSIPVIIGAGTLAVVELLESAAPVAWSELLYGALFSFVSAYLCIFLFLSWISRIGMLPFVIYRLLLGAVLLWFVFA